In the Leifsonia sp. 466MF genome, one interval contains:
- a CDS encoding glycosyltransferase, which produces MPNLRPGVVSVVLVNFRGTDDTLQAIRHLREQDWPAERLEIVVVENGSGDDSAERLRAIEGITLVVSKKNLGFAGGCNLGVRSSSGDIVAFLNNDARPDARWIAAAVERFGESSAIGAVASKVLDWDGELVDYIGSALTWFGQGYKPLTAQPVPSSADEPADVLFGTGSAMFVRRDVYDALGGFDERYFMFFEDVDLGWRLNLRGWRYVYEPGSLAYHKHHASMSKFGAFKETYLLERNALYTQYKNLGDEALADALPATLALAVRRAVAKGDLDSASFDLRRGIDDAPTQEVSRETLAGVFAIDQFVETLPSLAESRREIQASRVVSDARLWSLFGETDAPSFQNDHYLEGYDKLATAFAVTEPPQVTRVLIITGDPIGEKMAGPAIRAWHMAEALSADNEVTLVSLAGVEPVSAPFRVAHVRPGDDRAMKPFEREADVIVFQGLAMALFDSIRTTDKIIVADIYDPMHLEQLEQGRELGAAQWKKQVGDATDVLNEQLERGDFFLCASERQRHFYLGQLAALGRINPSVYETDPDLERLIDVVPFGLSSTPPRHEREVLKGVRPGIGVDDKVLLWSGGLYNWFDPTSLIRAVAALNETHPDVRLFFQGTKHPHPGVPEMGIVAESRALARELGVLDSAVFFNDSWVDYADRQNYLTEADAGVSTHFAHIETTFSFRTRILDYLWAELPMVVTEGDHFADLVREEKLGIVVPSGDVAALRDALEKILYDEAFVKAAKRNIRRVRERYFWENVLRPLTAFVSDARHAPDLVESGAVRSARPVAGRPARRKKHGIRHDVGLFFHYLSNGGPKVVAKKITSRVKRSL; this is translated from the coding sequence ATGCCGAACCTCCGTCCCGGCGTCGTCTCCGTCGTTCTCGTGAACTTCCGCGGGACCGACGACACCCTCCAGGCGATCCGTCATCTGCGTGAGCAGGACTGGCCCGCCGAGCGCCTCGAGATCGTCGTCGTCGAGAACGGTTCGGGGGACGACAGCGCCGAGCGGCTGCGCGCGATCGAGGGGATCACGCTGGTCGTCTCGAAGAAGAACCTCGGCTTCGCCGGTGGGTGCAACCTCGGCGTGCGGTCGTCCTCCGGCGACATCGTCGCGTTCCTCAACAACGACGCCCGCCCGGATGCGCGATGGATCGCGGCCGCCGTCGAGCGCTTCGGCGAGAGCAGCGCGATCGGCGCCGTCGCGAGCAAGGTGCTCGACTGGGACGGCGAGCTGGTGGACTACATCGGCTCGGCGCTGACCTGGTTCGGTCAGGGCTACAAGCCGCTCACCGCCCAACCGGTGCCCTCCAGCGCGGACGAGCCCGCCGACGTGCTGTTCGGTACCGGGTCGGCGATGTTCGTCCGCCGCGACGTCTACGACGCGCTGGGCGGATTCGACGAGCGCTACTTCATGTTCTTCGAGGACGTCGACCTGGGCTGGCGGCTCAACCTGCGCGGCTGGCGCTACGTCTACGAGCCGGGTTCGCTCGCGTACCACAAGCACCACGCCTCGATGAGCAAGTTCGGGGCGTTCAAAGAGACCTACCTGCTGGAGCGCAACGCGCTGTACACGCAGTACAAGAACCTCGGGGATGAGGCGCTCGCCGACGCGCTCCCCGCAACGCTCGCGCTGGCGGTCCGACGCGCGGTCGCCAAGGGCGACCTCGACTCCGCCTCCTTCGACCTCCGTCGGGGGATCGACGACGCGCCGACGCAGGAGGTGTCGCGCGAGACCCTGGCCGGCGTCTTCGCGATCGACCAGTTCGTCGAGACCCTTCCGTCGCTGGCCGAGTCGCGGCGCGAGATCCAGGCGTCGCGGGTCGTCTCGGACGCGCGACTGTGGTCGCTGTTCGGCGAGACGGACGCACCGTCGTTCCAGAACGACCATTACCTCGAGGGCTACGACAAGCTCGCGACCGCGTTCGCCGTCACCGAGCCGCCGCAGGTGACCCGCGTGCTGATCATCACGGGCGACCCCATCGGGGAGAAGATGGCCGGTCCCGCCATCCGGGCCTGGCACATGGCCGAGGCGCTCTCCGCCGACAACGAGGTCACCCTGGTCTCGCTCGCCGGCGTCGAGCCGGTCTCCGCGCCGTTCCGCGTCGCGCATGTCCGCCCCGGAGACGACCGCGCGATGAAGCCGTTCGAGCGCGAGGCCGACGTCATCGTCTTCCAGGGCCTGGCGATGGCGCTGTTCGACAGCATCCGCACCACCGACAAGATCATCGTCGCCGACATCTACGACCCCATGCACCTGGAGCAGCTGGAGCAGGGCCGCGAGCTCGGCGCGGCGCAGTGGAAGAAGCAGGTCGGCGACGCGACGGACGTCCTCAACGAGCAGCTCGAGCGCGGCGACTTCTTCCTGTGCGCGTCGGAGCGCCAGCGCCACTTCTACCTCGGCCAGCTGGCGGCCCTCGGCCGCATCAACCCGTCCGTCTACGAGACCGACCCCGACCTCGAGCGGCTCATCGACGTCGTCCCGTTCGGACTCTCCAGCACGCCGCCGCGGCACGAGCGCGAAGTGCTCAAGGGCGTCCGCCCGGGCATCGGCGTCGACGACAAGGTGCTGCTCTGGAGCGGCGGGCTCTACAACTGGTTCGATCCGACGTCCCTGATCCGGGCTGTCGCCGCACTGAACGAGACGCACCCCGACGTCCGGCTGTTCTTCCAGGGCACCAAGCACCCGCATCCCGGTGTCCCCGAGATGGGCATCGTCGCGGAGTCGCGGGCGCTCGCCCGCGAGCTCGGCGTGCTCGACAGCGCGGTGTTCTTCAACGACTCGTGGGTCGACTACGCCGACCGGCAGAACTACCTCACGGAGGCGGATGCGGGCGTCAGCACGCACTTCGCCCACATCGAGACGACCTTCTCGTTCCGGACGCGCATCCTCGACTATCTCTGGGCCGAGCTGCCCATGGTGGTCACCGAGGGCGACCACTTCGCCGACCTCGTACGCGAGGAGAAGCTCGGCATCGTCGTCCCGTCCGGTGATGTCGCCGCCCTGCGCGATGCGCTGGAGAAGATCCTCTACGACGAGGCGTTCGTGAAGGCCGCGAAGCGCAACATCCGTCGCGTGCGCGAGCGGTACTTCTGGGAGAACGTGCTGCGTCCGCTCACCGCGTTCGTCTCCGACGCCCGGCACGCGCCGGACCTCGTCGAGAGCGGTGCAGTGCGGTCGGCGCGTCCGGTCGCCGGGCGCCCTGCGCGCCGCAAGAAGCACGGCATCCGCCACGACGTCGGGCTCTTCTTCCACTACCTGAGCAACGGCGGTCCGAAGGTCGTCGCGAAGAAGATCACCAGCCGGGTCAAGCGGTCGCTGTGA
- a CDS encoding glycoside hydrolase family 99-like domain-containing protein has product MASRGRQIRRNISAAFQIAASGIAPRETVIPPQPHPADHAAWVDRRTGKLRPTLPDAWASRYEYPAAPARIGVLMHVFYTDLVPELCEQLRNIPVPFDLIVTNASGEELDLPLEDVPLAGHVAVLPVANHGRDILPMIEVVNAGLLDPYELVLKVHTKKSTWREEHAELSGTGDDWRSSLYGTVLGSADNVQTVLGAFAEDPSIGIVTADEDIVGTEFWGGDLERTRALMRRLQLSVSEHDLRFASGSVYWIRGFLLQGLRAFAMDAEDFEPEAGQVDGTTAHAVERALGLVTLEAGYRITGRGTVDAPADDSWRHFELDADRTPRARVIPFYLPQFHTFPENDQWWGPGFTEWSNVTAARPVFEGHNQPLLPSELGFYDLSVEGVRDRQYDLARSAGIEGFMYYYYWFSGKKLMDLPVERLHAADRDQPFCLMWANENWSRRWDGSESSILIAQDYDQVPAEQFIEDVMHLLLDPRYIRVDGKPLVAVYKIAQLPDFPKTLQRWRERAVEEGLPGLHIATVDVGREMDGIDGALSDYGIDAFLEFAPHNRRWTTVDLEKLDRFDPRFEGHVLSYPEMAVTSELVLREPVEEERYPGVMVNFDNTARRQWRPDLWYGSNPYTFRRWLNSAISAVADREPEHRIVFVNAWNEWAESAVLEPSQRFGRTFLLAVKDALLR; this is encoded by the coding sequence GTGGCATCCAGAGGACGGCAGATCCGCCGCAACATCAGCGCAGCGTTCCAGATCGCCGCGAGCGGCATCGCGCCGCGCGAGACGGTCATCCCGCCGCAGCCGCACCCGGCGGACCACGCGGCCTGGGTGGACCGCCGCACCGGGAAGCTGCGGCCGACGCTGCCCGACGCCTGGGCCTCGCGGTACGAGTACCCGGCGGCACCCGCCCGCATCGGCGTGCTGATGCACGTCTTCTACACGGATCTGGTTCCCGAGCTGTGCGAACAGCTGCGGAACATCCCCGTGCCGTTCGACCTCATCGTCACCAACGCGAGCGGCGAGGAGCTGGACCTCCCCCTGGAGGACGTTCCGCTGGCCGGCCACGTCGCCGTGCTGCCCGTCGCGAATCACGGCCGCGACATCCTGCCGATGATCGAGGTCGTCAACGCCGGACTCCTCGACCCGTACGAGCTGGTCCTCAAGGTGCATACGAAGAAGAGCACCTGGCGGGAGGAGCACGCCGAGTTGTCCGGCACGGGCGACGACTGGCGTTCCTCTCTCTACGGCACCGTGCTCGGCTCGGCCGACAACGTGCAGACCGTGCTCGGCGCTTTCGCGGAGGACCCGAGCATCGGGATCGTCACCGCGGACGAGGACATCGTCGGCACGGAGTTCTGGGGCGGCGACCTGGAGCGGACGCGGGCACTCATGCGCCGCCTCCAGCTCTCGGTCAGCGAGCACGACCTCCGCTTCGCCTCCGGCTCGGTGTACTGGATCCGCGGCTTCCTGCTCCAGGGGCTGCGCGCGTTCGCCATGGATGCGGAGGACTTCGAGCCCGAGGCCGGTCAGGTCGACGGGACGACCGCACACGCGGTCGAGCGAGCGCTCGGGCTGGTGACGCTCGAGGCGGGCTACCGGATCACCGGCCGCGGAACCGTCGATGCCCCCGCCGACGACAGCTGGCGGCACTTCGAGCTGGACGCCGACCGCACTCCGCGCGCCCGCGTCATCCCCTTCTACCTGCCGCAGTTCCACACGTTCCCCGAGAACGACCAGTGGTGGGGACCGGGCTTCACCGAGTGGTCGAACGTCACGGCGGCTCGGCCCGTCTTCGAAGGGCACAACCAGCCGCTGCTCCCGTCGGAGCTGGGCTTCTACGACCTCTCGGTGGAGGGTGTGCGAGACCGGCAGTACGACCTCGCCCGGTCCGCCGGCATCGAGGGTTTCATGTACTACTACTACTGGTTCTCCGGGAAGAAGCTCATGGACCTCCCGGTGGAGCGGCTGCACGCGGCAGACAGGGACCAGCCGTTCTGCCTGATGTGGGCCAACGAGAACTGGTCGCGCCGGTGGGACGGCAGCGAGTCCAGCATCCTCATCGCCCAGGACTACGACCAGGTGCCGGCGGAGCAGTTCATCGAGGACGTCATGCATCTGCTCCTCGATCCGCGGTACATCCGCGTCGACGGCAAGCCGCTGGTGGCCGTGTACAAGATCGCCCAGCTGCCCGACTTCCCGAAGACGCTGCAGCGCTGGCGGGAGCGCGCCGTCGAGGAGGGCCTGCCCGGCCTCCACATCGCGACCGTCGACGTCGGGCGCGAGATGGACGGCATCGACGGAGCCCTCTCGGACTACGGGATCGACGCCTTCCTGGAGTTCGCTCCGCACAACCGCCGCTGGACCACCGTCGACCTGGAGAAGCTCGACCGTTTCGACCCGCGCTTCGAGGGTCACGTGCTCAGCTATCCCGAGATGGCGGTCACCTCGGAGCTCGTCCTCCGCGAGCCCGTCGAGGAGGAGCGGTACCCGGGCGTGATGGTCAATTTCGACAACACGGCGCGCCGCCAGTGGCGTCCCGACCTCTGGTATGGTTCCAATCCGTACACGTTCCGGCGCTGGTTGAACTCGGCCATCTCCGCCGTCGCCGACCGTGAACCCGAACATCGCATCGTCTTCGTGAACGCATGGAACGAGTGGGCGGAGTCTGCTGTGCTCGAACCGTCGCAGCGCTTCGGCCGGACGTTCCTGCTCGCCGTGAAGGATGCGCTCCTCAGGTAA
- a CDS encoding glycosyltransferase family 2 protein: MKLAMTVMVRDEADIIRPMIEHHLDQGVDVLIVTDNGSVDGTAEILGEFAERGLIDLRHDPVQRKQQSSVVTGMARDAATRYGADWVVNADADEFWVTRDPALTLKQAFEHIDPALRAFTVPVVDMTGPAALAGTGLQRLIYRDERTVEQLNAVGLHAHSTPDAVHVGDPDIEVAQGNHFVNLESAGEPDPAYAVEVLHFPWRSWRQFAHKVENAGRAYESNPELTPSPNHHGMRDYRRLRAGTLLASYLVRNPTAEEIERGLADGSFRLERRIADRWPSPVADELVDEQAYAQEYAYGRELGAMELRIRELERQGVRERDMIFDLSDQVGALNAHIAELSTAVTEARQRADERLSAKVARVVRQRSSRRDHA, translated from the coding sequence GTGAAACTCGCTATGACGGTGATGGTCCGCGATGAGGCGGACATCATCCGGCCGATGATCGAGCACCATCTCGATCAAGGGGTCGACGTCCTGATCGTGACGGACAACGGCTCCGTCGACGGCACCGCGGAGATCCTCGGCGAGTTCGCCGAGCGCGGCCTGATCGACCTGCGCCACGATCCCGTGCAGCGCAAGCAGCAGAGCTCCGTCGTGACGGGCATGGCGCGCGACGCCGCCACCCGGTACGGCGCGGACTGGGTCGTCAATGCCGACGCCGACGAGTTCTGGGTCACCCGCGACCCGGCGCTCACGCTCAAGCAGGCGTTCGAGCACATCGATCCGGCGCTCCGCGCATTCACCGTCCCGGTCGTGGACATGACCGGACCGGCCGCACTGGCCGGCACCGGCCTCCAGCGGCTGATCTACCGCGACGAGCGGACGGTCGAGCAGCTGAACGCCGTCGGCCTCCACGCCCACTCCACGCCGGACGCCGTGCACGTCGGCGACCCCGACATCGAGGTCGCGCAGGGCAACCACTTCGTCAACCTCGAGAGCGCGGGCGAGCCCGACCCCGCCTACGCGGTGGAGGTGCTCCACTTCCCGTGGCGGTCGTGGCGGCAGTTCGCGCACAAGGTCGAGAACGCCGGGCGCGCGTACGAGAGCAACCCGGAGCTCACGCCGAGTCCGAACCATCACGGGATGCGCGACTACCGCCGTCTTCGCGCCGGTACTCTGCTGGCGTCCTACCTGGTGCGCAATCCGACCGCCGAGGAGATCGAGCGCGGGCTCGCCGACGGCTCCTTCCGTCTCGAGCGGCGCATCGCGGACCGCTGGCCATCGCCCGTCGCCGACGAGCTCGTGGACGAGCAGGCGTACGCGCAGGAGTACGCCTACGGCCGGGAGCTCGGTGCGATGGAGCTGCGCATCCGCGAGCTGGAGCGCCAGGGCGTGCGCGAGCGCGACATGATCTTCGACCTGAGCGATCAGGTCGGCGCCCTCAACGCGCATATCGCCGAGCTCTCCACGGCGGTGACGGAGGCCCGGCAGCGGGCCGACGAACGGCTCTCGGCCAAGGTCGCACGGGTCGTCCGGCAGCGCTCCAGCCGCCGCGACCACGCCTGA
- a CDS encoding glycosyltransferase family 2 protein codes for MTGPSVSVALCTYNGAAFLDTQLRSIRAQTRPAAEIVVSDDGSADTTIAVAETALAGFPDARILRNEVALGVVRNFEQAVTATHGDLIALSDQDDVWMPDKLERMAARFADDPSLLFLHTDARLIDGVGRPAGTTLFESLEVSRADRDGIHAGDAFRIYLRRNLATGATVVFRRELLEAALPFPEEWVHDEWLAIIAAALSGADLIEEPLTDYRRHGSNQIGVADPTLRGKAARVLQARGDRNRGLARRAQVLVTRLEALGERIPQDALELARRKREFETARAAMPAARVLRAPTVLRLAARGGYARFASRGNADIVRDLLQPA; via the coding sequence GTGACCGGGCCGTCGGTCTCGGTCGCGCTGTGCACGTACAACGGCGCGGCCTTCCTCGACACCCAGCTTCGGTCGATCCGGGCGCAGACGCGACCCGCGGCCGAGATCGTCGTCTCGGACGACGGTTCGGCCGACACGACGATCGCCGTCGCGGAGACGGCGCTCGCCGGCTTCCCGGACGCCCGAATCCTGCGCAATGAGGTCGCCCTGGGCGTGGTCCGCAACTTCGAGCAGGCGGTCACGGCCACGCACGGAGACCTGATCGCGCTGAGCGACCAGGACGACGTGTGGATGCCCGACAAGCTCGAGCGGATGGCCGCGCGCTTCGCCGACGACCCGTCGCTCCTGTTCCTCCACACCGACGCGCGGCTGATCGACGGCGTGGGCCGGCCGGCGGGGACGACGCTCTTCGAGTCGCTCGAGGTGTCGCGGGCCGACCGCGACGGCATCCATGCCGGGGATGCGTTCCGGATCTACCTGCGCCGCAACCTGGCCACGGGCGCGACGGTGGTCTTCCGGAGGGAGCTGCTGGAGGCGGCGCTCCCGTTCCCCGAGGAGTGGGTGCACGACGAGTGGCTGGCGATCATCGCGGCGGCACTCTCGGGCGCCGACCTGATCGAGGAGCCGCTGACCGACTACCGGCGCCACGGTTCGAACCAGATCGGTGTCGCCGACCCGACACTGCGCGGCAAGGCGGCGCGCGTCCTGCAGGCTCGCGGCGACCGCAACCGCGGCCTCGCGCGGCGCGCCCAGGTCCTCGTGACCCGGCTCGAAGCGCTGGGGGAGCGCATCCCGCAGGATGCGTTGGAGCTCGCCAGACGGAAGCGGGAGTTCGAGACCGCACGTGCGGCCATGCCCGCTGCGCGCGTCCTGCGTGCTCCGACCGTGCTGCGACTGGCCGCACGCGGCGGCTACGCGCGGTTCGCGAGCCGTGGCAACGCGGACATCGTCCGCGACCTGCTGCAGCCCGCCTGA
- a CDS encoding ABC transporter ATP-binding protein, whose protein sequence is MTDKLTTRPEPRTAESSPEIVVIDDVSKRFVLRKDNSLKERLVAFGRGRKHREEFWALRNVSATITAGHTVALIGHNGSGKSTLLKVIGGIVDPTSGTVSRRGRIAALLELGAGFHPDLTGRENVYLNASIMGLSRAETEARFDDIVAFSGIGDFIDTQVKFYSSGMYVRLAFAVAVHTDPDLLLVDEVLAVGDEAFQRKCLDKIRSFQEEGRTIILVTHTLSQVIELADRAILLNQGEIVFDGEPRDAVSQFRDILEERRVTEVDANGRLTAPEREARINVVSAKPDGKTVGSPLERDDDLLITMQIDHYQPVEGWTCGVQIDNAMGQVVLGTSTPRAGTELPASSGPQTLQLRLQRPQFGPGKYFVNVSLMDPTGRHFADLPQATSFDVAQDPSTVGMLYAKPTFSIVDD, encoded by the coding sequence ATGACGGACAAACTCACCACCCGCCCGGAGCCCCGCACCGCGGAGAGCTCGCCGGAGATCGTCGTCATCGACGACGTCTCCAAGCGCTTCGTGCTGCGCAAGGACAACTCGCTCAAGGAGCGCCTCGTCGCCTTCGGCCGCGGCCGGAAGCACCGCGAGGAGTTCTGGGCGCTCCGCAACGTCTCGGCGACCATCACCGCCGGTCACACCGTCGCCCTGATCGGTCACAACGGCTCCGGCAAGTCGACGCTGCTCAAGGTCATCGGCGGCATCGTCGACCCGACGAGCGGCACCGTCAGCCGGCGCGGCCGCATCGCGGCGCTGCTGGAGCTGGGGGCCGGGTTCCACCCCGACCTGACCGGCCGCGAGAACGTCTACCTCAACGCCTCGATCATGGGGCTGAGCCGCGCCGAGACCGAGGCCCGGTTCGACGACATAGTGGCGTTCTCAGGCATCGGCGACTTCATCGACACGCAGGTGAAGTTCTACTCTTCCGGCATGTACGTCCGTCTGGCCTTCGCCGTCGCCGTGCACACCGACCCCGACCTGCTGCTCGTCGACGAGGTCCTCGCTGTCGGCGACGAGGCGTTCCAGCGCAAGTGCCTCGACAAGATCCGCTCGTTCCAGGAGGAGGGGCGCACCATCATCCTGGTGACGCACACCCTCAGCCAGGTGATCGAGCTGGCCGACCGCGCCATCCTCCTCAACCAGGGCGAGATCGTGTTCGACGGGGAGCCGCGTGACGCGGTGTCCCAGTTCCGCGACATCCTCGAGGAGCGCCGCGTGACGGAGGTCGACGCCAACGGCCGTCTGACGGCCCCGGAGCGCGAGGCCCGCATCAACGTCGTCTCCGCGAAGCCGGACGGCAAGACCGTGGGCTCCCCGCTGGAGCGCGACGACGACCTCCTCATCACGATGCAGATCGACCACTACCAGCCCGTCGAGGGCTGGACCTGCGGCGTCCAGATCGACAACGCCATGGGCCAGGTCGTTCTGGGCACCTCGACGCCGCGCGCCGGGACGGAGCTGCCCGCGTCGAGTGGTCCGCAGACCCTGCAGCTGCGGTTGCAGCGGCCGCAGTTCGGCCCGGGCAAGTACTTCGTCAACGTGTCCCTGATGGACCCGACGGGCCGCCACTTCGCCGACCTCCCCCAGGCGACGAGCTTCGATGTCGCTCAGGACCCGTCGACAGTGGGGATGCTGTACGCCAAGCCGACCTTCTCGATCGTCGACGACTGA
- a CDS encoding rhamnan synthesis F family protein gives MAGNRASERVLDLVRRDVTVERGPARPPAGDRIAIVASWGTDARVSRSLSELVRALDQAGYPSIVVRASDDHAPLRWPTALPESTIVVRKPNIGYDFGSWAVGLDRFRSVAKRRNVILVNDSMLGPFAPLDGMIDSFEGTGADVWGATNTRQIVPHLQSYLLGFHGGVLADPAIRQFWRNIKHLDDKTSIIGDYELGFSRLLRAEGLTSRAWFDSERVVSPTDNPVITGWRRLVELGFPFVKRELVRDPSVTPDARLAPDIIRERFGADVGEWL, from the coding sequence GTGGCCGGAAACCGCGCCTCCGAGCGCGTCCTCGATCTCGTCCGCCGCGATGTCACCGTCGAGCGCGGACCCGCCCGGCCGCCCGCCGGCGACCGCATCGCGATCGTCGCCAGCTGGGGCACCGACGCCCGGGTGAGCCGTTCGCTCAGCGAACTCGTCCGCGCGCTCGACCAGGCCGGGTACCCGTCCATCGTGGTGCGCGCCTCCGACGACCACGCCCCCCTGCGCTGGCCGACCGCCCTGCCCGAGTCGACGATCGTGGTGCGGAAGCCGAACATCGGCTACGACTTCGGTTCCTGGGCCGTCGGCCTCGACCGGTTCCGCTCCGTCGCGAAGCGCCGCAATGTGATCCTCGTGAACGATTCCATGCTCGGCCCGTTCGCACCGCTGGACGGCATGATCGACTCCTTCGAGGGCACCGGCGCCGACGTCTGGGGCGCCACGAACACGCGGCAGATCGTGCCGCACCTGCAGAGCTACCTGCTCGGCTTCCACGGGGGCGTGCTCGCCGACCCGGCGATCCGGCAGTTCTGGCGCAACATCAAGCACCTCGACGACAAGACCAGCATCATCGGCGACTACGAGCTGGGCTTCAGCCGCCTCCTGCGAGCGGAAGGTCTGACCTCCCGTGCGTGGTTCGACTCGGAGCGCGTCGTCTCCCCCACCGACAACCCGGTCATCACCGGGTGGCGGCGACTGGTCGAGCTCGGATTCCCGTTCGTCAAGCGGGAACTGGTGCGCGACCCCTCCGTCACGCCGGACGCCCGTCTGGCCCCCGATATCATCCGCGAACGGTTCGGCGCCGACGTCGGCGAGTGGCTGTGA
- a CDS encoding glycosyltransferase family 2 protein, whose amino-acid sequence MPGADSPSVLIVTVTHNTGEVLRAFLRSARTATAEPAEIVVVDNASADATVEREACAEFGAEFLALDENLGYGGGIEEGVRHGSPDAEFLVIANPDVEFSPGSVDELVRVLRERPAAGSAGPRILNVDGTVYPSARSLPSLRTGVGHAIFGRIWPGNPWTRRYRGVDYESDAVRPVGWLSGACLVVRRDAYEQIGGFDTSYFMYFEDVDLGARLSKAAWANLYAPTASVVHTGAHSTSTASRRMEAVHHESAYRYLSRKYTGWYLLPVRVVLWVGLRVRQWWVTR is encoded by the coding sequence ATGCCCGGAGCCGACTCCCCCTCCGTCCTGATCGTCACCGTCACCCACAACACCGGCGAGGTGCTGCGCGCATTCCTGCGCTCGGCACGGACGGCGACCGCCGAGCCCGCCGAGATCGTCGTCGTCGACAACGCCTCGGCCGACGCGACCGTCGAGCGGGAGGCGTGCGCCGAGTTCGGCGCGGAGTTCCTGGCCCTCGACGAGAACCTGGGCTACGGCGGCGGGATCGAGGAGGGCGTCCGGCACGGATCGCCCGACGCGGAGTTCCTGGTCATCGCCAATCCGGACGTCGAGTTCTCCCCCGGATCGGTGGACGAGCTGGTGCGTGTGCTGCGCGAACGGCCGGCCGCGGGCTCCGCCGGGCCGCGCATCCTCAACGTCGACGGCACCGTGTACCCGTCCGCCCGGAGCCTCCCCTCGCTCCGCACGGGGGTCGGTCACGCGATCTTCGGCCGCATCTGGCCCGGCAACCCGTGGACGAGACGCTACCGCGGGGTCGACTACGAGAGCGACGCGGTTCGCCCGGTCGGCTGGCTCTCCGGCGCCTGCTTGGTCGTGCGCCGCGACGCCTACGAGCAGATCGGCGGTTTCGACACCTCGTACTTCATGTACTTCGAGGACGTCGACCTGGGCGCCCGCCTCAGCAAGGCCGCCTGGGCCAACCTCTACGCGCCGACCGCGAGCGTCGTGCACACCGGGGCCCACTCGACGAGCACCGCCTCCCGACGTATGGAGGCCGTCCACCACGAGAGCGCGTACCGCTACCTGTCGCGAAAATACACCGGCTGGTACCTGCTGCCCGTTCGCGTGGTCCTGTGGGTCGGCCTGCGCGTCCGGCAGTGGTGGGTCACCCGATGA
- a CDS encoding ABC transporter permease, protein MSAQARFEALSRQKLAPVGAASPTGRRSIAALKEIFSHREMLSLLVRRDLKSRYKDSALGFVWTLIRPLTQLFIYYIVIGKFLSAERGIPEFAVYVFTGLTAYGLLSEIIGGGTASIVGNAGLIKKVYLPREVFPLASVGSALFNFAIQLGILLIFTAILGSFPWSPDFFYFFPALLVLLVYGTAFALLLSALNVYLRDIQYLVEVLLLLLLWASPIVYSWSMVKGILGPGLALEIYTDNPITLAVLGFQKAFWMGGQATAEYPAGLALRLGIAFVIGLVLLVSFQRVFQRLQGNFAQAL, encoded by the coding sequence ATGTCAGCCCAGGCGCGATTCGAGGCTCTCTCCCGCCAGAAACTGGCGCCGGTCGGAGCCGCCTCGCCCACCGGCCGACGGTCGATCGCCGCGTTGAAGGAGATTTTCTCGCACCGCGAGATGCTCTCGCTGCTCGTCCGCCGCGACCTGAAGTCCCGCTACAAGGACAGCGCCCTCGGGTTCGTCTGGACCCTGATCCGTCCGCTGACGCAGCTGTTCATCTACTACATCGTCATCGGCAAGTTCCTGTCGGCCGAGCGCGGCATCCCCGAGTTCGCGGTCTACGTCTTCACCGGCCTGACGGCCTACGGCCTCCTCAGCGAGATCATCGGAGGCGGCACCGCGTCGATCGTGGGCAACGCCGGACTGATCAAGAAGGTGTACCTCCCCCGCGAGGTGTTCCCGCTGGCGAGCGTCGGATCCGCGCTGTTCAACTTCGCCATCCAGCTCGGGATCCTGCTGATCTTCACAGCGATCCTCGGCTCCTTCCCGTGGTCGCCCGACTTCTTCTACTTCTTCCCGGCGCTGCTGGTGCTGCTGGTCTACGGCACGGCCTTCGCCCTGCTGCTCTCCGCCCTCAACGTCTACCTGCGCGACATCCAGTACCTCGTCGAGGTGCTGCTGCTCCTCCTGCTGTGGGCCTCCCCGATCGTCTACTCGTGGAGCATGGTGAAGGGCATCCTCGGCCCGGGTCTCGCGCTCGAGATCTACACCGACAACCCGATCACGCTGGCGGTCCTCGGCTTCCAGAAGGCGTTCTGGATGGGCGGCCAGGCGACCGCGGAGTACCCCGCCGGCCTCGCTCTGCGCCTCGGCATCGCCTTCGTCATCGGTCTGGTGCTGCTGGTGTCCTTCCAGCGGGTCTTCCAGCGCCTTCAGGGCAACTTCGCGCAGGCTCTCTAG